Proteins co-encoded in one Bacillus infantis NRRL B-14911 genomic window:
- a CDS encoding rhomboid family intramembrane serine protease encodes MFTRTESFREFIRFYPIVSIILLLNILFYLLTVLPVFPNSYIFERLAGVNLFIREGEVWRLATPIFMHSGFTHVLFNSFSLVLFGPALERIAGKAKFAGIYLITGISANVATLLLEPLTYTHVGSSGAIFGLFGFFAAVAYFRKDLMSRENSQIIITIAVIGLIMTFIQPNINISAHIFGFISGFLIGALSLKRNR; translated from the coding sequence ATGTTTACAAGGACAGAGAGCTTCAGGGAATTCATCCGCTTCTATCCCATTGTCTCCATCATTTTGCTTTTGAATATACTATTCTATTTGCTGACTGTTCTGCCTGTATTTCCGAATTCCTACATATTTGAAAGGCTTGCCGGAGTCAATTTATTCATCAGGGAAGGTGAGGTGTGGCGGCTTGCCACCCCGATATTCATGCACAGCGGCTTTACGCATGTCCTGTTTAACAGCTTTTCCCTTGTCCTGTTCGGCCCTGCCCTGGAGAGGATTGCAGGAAAGGCGAAATTTGCCGGCATCTACCTTATCACCGGCATTTCGGCCAATGTCGCCACCCTGCTGCTTGAGCCGCTCACCTACACACATGTCGGCTCAAGCGGGGCCATTTTCGGCCTGTTTGGCTTCTTTGCAGCGGTCGCATACTTCCGGAAAGACTTGATGTCTCGCGAGAATTCACAGATCATCATTACGATAGCCGTCATTGGGCTTATTATGACCTTCATCCAGCCAAACATCAATATTTCCGCGCACATCTTCGGGTTCATCTCCGGTTTTCTTATAGGAGCGCTTTCATTAAAAAGGAATAGATAA
- the acpS gene encoding holo-ACP synthase codes for MIEGIGIDIVEIERISRMANRAKFSERILTEGELAKYITLSEKRQLEFIAGRFAAKEAFSKANGTGIGSELSFQDIEISNDRKGKPFFSKPEREGLHLSISHSESYAVAQVVIATPLPGIRE; via the coding sequence GTGATTGAAGGGATCGGCATTGATATCGTTGAAATTGAAAGAATCAGCAGGATGGCCAATCGGGCTAAGTTTTCAGAACGCATCCTGACTGAGGGGGAACTGGCTAAATATATAACGCTGAGCGAAAAGAGACAGCTTGAATTCATTGCAGGCCGGTTTGCGGCAAAGGAAGCTTTTTCGAAGGCTAATGGCACAGGGATAGGAAGCGAGCTGTCTTTTCAGGATATTGAAATATCAAATGACCGCAAAGGGAAGCCATTCTTCAGCAAGCCTGAAAGAGAAGGCCTCCATCTTTCCATTTCCCACAGTGAAAGCTATGCTGTTGCCCAGGTTGTCATTGCAACCCCGCTGCCAGGAATCCGGGAGTAA
- a CDS encoding LolA family protein, protein MKKRLFMLLAGLLAIFALTACGTKSQEDVVKELGGKVEELKGYKAEAKMTLQMGTEPQTYAIEIWHKEPAYYRVSLKNPEKNQSQMILRNDEGVFVLTPALNKSFKFQSDWPQNSSQAYLYESLLQDILEDKEAKFSATKEHYVFETKTRYQNNKMLPYQEITLDKKDLAPVSVKVMDSDRNPLVTVDFSKVDFKAALDKKDFDTQKNMTGAQIEVPVMAEEAASEEFSVKYPQAELENVSLIDEKEISMEDGKRFILTYGGDKSFTLIQEKADVMPANTSYTSESGEPVDLGFTIGAIDDNKISWTHGGVEYIIASSDLTREEMVMLAQSVQGDAVK, encoded by the coding sequence ATGAAGAAAAGATTGTTCATGCTTCTCGCCGGGCTTTTGGCCATCTTTGCCTTAACTGCCTGTGGAACTAAATCACAAGAGGATGTGGTGAAGGAGCTTGGCGGAAAAGTGGAGGAACTGAAGGGATATAAAGCAGAAGCGAAAATGACCCTTCAGATGGGCACGGAGCCCCAGACTTATGCGATTGAAATCTGGCATAAAGAACCTGCCTACTATCGCGTCAGTCTGAAAAATCCTGAAAAGAATCAAAGCCAGATGATCCTCCGCAATGATGAAGGCGTTTTTGTCCTGACACCGGCCCTCAACAAGAGCTTCAAGTTCCAGAGCGACTGGCCGCAGAACAGCAGCCAGGCTTATCTGTACGAGTCCCTGCTGCAGGATATCCTCGAAGATAAAGAGGCGAAATTCAGCGCTACCAAAGAACATTATGTTTTTGAAACAAAGACGAGATACCAGAACAACAAGATGCTTCCTTACCAGGAAATCACCCTTGATAAAAAGGACCTGGCCCCTGTCAGCGTCAAGGTCATGGATTCAGACAGGAACCCGCTGGTGACCGTTGACTTCTCAAAGGTCGACTTCAAGGCTGCCCTTGATAAAAAAGATTTCGACACCCAGAAAAATATGACCGGGGCCCAGATTGAGGTTCCAGTCATGGCAGAAGAAGCGGCCAGTGAGGAATTCTCTGTCAAATATCCGCAGGCCGAGCTTGAAAATGTCAGCCTGATCGATGAAAAAGAAATCAGCATGGAGGACGGCAAACGCTTTATCCTGACATACGGCGGCGACAAGTCCTTCACACTCATCCAGGAAAAAGCAGATGTCATGCCGGCAAACACCTCCTATACTTCCGAATCAGGGGAACCGGTGGATCTTGGCTTCACAATAGGGGCCATAGACGATAATAAAATCAGCTGGACCCACGGCGGAGTGGAATATATCATCGCATCCAGCGACCTGACGAGGGAAGAAATGGTCATGCTTGCACAATCAGTGCAGGGAGATGCAGTGAAATAA
- the alr gene encoding alanine racemase: protein MAMDYPTGFYRDTWAEINLDHIKENVKSMKKLLPGDVKLFAVVKANGYGHGDIQAAGAALEAGADCLAVAFLDEALSLRQRGIEAPILVLGASRPEDAPLAASADITLTVFQVNWLEKALPCLQGKRLTFHVKLDTGMGRIGVREKDELLAIEKLAGREDAFELQGIYTHFATADELDDSYFREQLGRFREMLSWLGKVPEMVHTSNSAASLRFPEARFNAVRMGISMYGLTPSPEIEHELPFPLKEAFSLHARIVHVKKLQKGDKVSYGATYEAEGDEWIGTLPIGYADGWIRRLQGQEVLVNGSRVPIVGRICMDQCMIRLPYGVEPGTAATLIGAQGDSMISVNEIAAKLETINYEVTCMISSRVPRVYKQEEKTVDLNNPLLGKQGKL from the coding sequence ATGGCAATGGATTATCCCACAGGGTTTTACCGGGATACATGGGCTGAAATTAATCTTGATCATATAAAAGAAAATGTGAAATCAATGAAGAAGCTTCTTCCTGGAGATGTGAAGCTCTTTGCTGTGGTGAAAGCAAACGGATACGGGCATGGAGATATCCAGGCTGCGGGGGCGGCCCTTGAGGCTGGGGCGGATTGCCTGGCTGTTGCCTTTTTGGATGAGGCTCTTTCCCTCAGGCAGAGGGGAATTGAGGCCCCGATTCTGGTATTAGGTGCCAGCAGGCCTGAGGATGCACCACTGGCTGCATCTGCGGACATAACCCTGACGGTTTTTCAGGTAAACTGGCTCGAGAAGGCACTTCCTTGTCTGCAAGGGAAGAGACTGACTTTTCATGTAAAGCTCGATACCGGAATGGGTCGGATCGGCGTAAGGGAGAAGGACGAGCTGCTTGCCATTGAGAAGCTTGCAGGGCGGGAGGATGCCTTTGAGCTGCAAGGCATCTATACTCATTTTGCAACAGCTGATGAACTGGACGATTCCTATTTCCGGGAGCAGCTCGGCAGATTCAGGGAAATGCTGTCATGGCTCGGCAAGGTGCCGGAAATGGTCCATACCAGCAACAGTGCTGCTTCGCTCAGATTTCCAGAAGCACGCTTTAATGCTGTCAGAATGGGAATCAGCATGTACGGCCTCACCCCATCGCCGGAAATTGAGCATGAGCTGCCATTCCCGCTAAAGGAGGCTTTCTCGCTTCATGCCAGGATCGTGCATGTGAAAAAGCTCCAAAAAGGTGATAAAGTCAGCTATGGCGCCACCTATGAAGCAGAAGGCGACGAATGGATCGGCACCCTCCCAATCGGCTATGCAGACGGCTGGATCCGCAGGCTGCAGGGTCAGGAAGTGCTGGTGAACGGGAGCAGAGTCCCCATTGTAGGAAGGATCTGTATGGATCAATGCATGATCCGCCTGCCATACGGGGTGGAACCTGGAACAGCTGCGACCTTGATAGGTGCGCAGGGGGACAGTATGATCTCCGTCAATGAAATTGCGGCAAAGCTTGAGACCATCAATTACGAGGTCACCTGCATGATATCCAGCCGGGTGCCGCGCGTGTATAAGCAGGAAGAAAAGACTGTGGATCTGAATAACCCGCTTCTCGGCAAGCAGGGCAAGCTTTGA
- a CDS encoding CopG family ribbon-helix-helix protein, translated as MSESSATTEIMVKLPQHLLTELESFVKQENVNRSEFIYQATKMYLRERKKRQIRESMRRGYMEMAKINLTIASEAFQAEYEAEHTVERLVSGG; from the coding sequence GTGTCTGAGTCCAGCGCAACAACAGAGATCATGGTAAAGTTACCGCAGCATCTTTTAACCGAGTTAGAAAGCTTTGTTAAGCAGGAGAATGTCAATCGGAGCGAATTCATTTATCAGGCAACGAAAATGTATTTGCGTGAGCGGAAGAAGAGACAAATTCGTGAGTCGATGAGAAGAGGCTACATGGAAATGGCAAAAATTAATCTGACGATTGCATCTGAGGCATTCCAAGCGGAATATGAGGCAGAACACACAGTTGAACGTCTAGTAAGCGGAGGATAA
- the ndoA gene encoding type II toxin-antitoxin system endoribonuclease NdoA, translated as MIVKRGDVYFADLSPVVGSEQGGVRPVLVIQNDIGNRFSPTVIVAAITAQIQKAKLPTHVEIDAKRYGFERDSVILLEQIRTIDKQRLTDKITHLDDEMMEKVDEALQISLGLIEF; from the coding sequence TTGATTGTCAAACGTGGCGACGTTTATTTTGCAGACCTATCCCCAGTTGTTGGTTCAGAACAAGGCGGCGTACGTCCAGTACTTGTCATCCAAAACGACATCGGGAATCGGTTCAGTCCCACAGTAATAGTTGCAGCCATTACAGCCCAAATTCAAAAAGCTAAGCTGCCTACTCACGTTGAAATTGATGCGAAGCGTTACGGTTTTGAACGAGACTCTGTCATTCTGTTGGAACAAATTCGTACAATTGATAAACAACGCTTAACCGATAAGATAACCCATCTCGATGACGAAATGATGGAAAAAGTGGATGAAGCTTTGCAAATAAGCTTGGGTCTTATTGAATTCTAG